Proteins found in one Polyodon spathula isolate WHYD16114869_AA chromosome 42, ASM1765450v1, whole genome shotgun sequence genomic segment:
- the LOC121305257 gene encoding kelch-like protein 33, whose protein sequence is MSDRKNKEKEKVMSVRDRMSLFQTSDTAAPLRPSSGVFRGKAKETLKINTPLPPAEPITREYLNPHHVETFFKTLSSMKDDGLLLDITMSLGTDTYKVHSLVLAAVSPSVCRWFESGGLDHTFSETGEPAAMFLDDKMTQLGIKAVVDFAYTGDVHVDVNNSIVEVLEACSWLEVDRLSQVCSWILDPPQEEKTYQLSSSRERQETFQAIQNLWEKGIGCDVRVQSDGHSFKAHRVALAAGGDFFRAMFSSGMKESLETTVHLPCLSSPVLSSLLQFIYSGAVLLSWGNVFEITEAALLYQVGGLLQLCLDFLQIEINEDNCLDCMAFAEAYDLVELKEFVEQYILSNFEKVASVPKFQDLNGVQLVYFLGKDSLCVTSEVEVFKIVLLWIEEDRTRRLEWVEDLMKRVRFLLMSPKELKEVQRAEIMRTNQGCKELLNGAIASLRPKPGTKPVTCKPRTPNQVLVLIGGDHLNNDFSRRLPSNRLWFAHRFFNGVGLVKHIDWRPLSTIPDIPRFRHAVAVLNNQLYIFGGSFYYGERDILKSVVRYHPSHDSWEHLPDMNESRNYFAVACVDGAMYAMGGNVDNTHILDSVECYTPGDNTWRFVHPLHMALYSHATAVWDGEIYISGGYDSNNISLKSVSRYHAVQGCTPLAPMCNDRGGHVMEAIGRYLYVAGGLKQLCVGFSDQYLCESYDPLKDVWTPITNLPEAHVTPASTVLDGQIYILGGFCHKTYQDCQSIHRYEPQTDRWTNMGYMPKAYADMAACLLLVPAHLRQEHGGKIST, encoded by the exons ATGTCAGATAGGAAAAACAAGGAGAAGGAAAAAGTGATGTCAGTTCGGGACAGGATGAGCCTATTTCAGACCAGCGACACCGCAGCACCTCTGAGACCGAGCTCTGGGGTGTTCCGCGGAAAAGCTAAGGAAACTCTAAAGATAAACACCCCTCTACCACCTGCTGAACCTATAACAAGAGAATATCTAAACCCTCATCACGTTGAGACCTTCTTCAAAACCTTGAGTTCCATGAAAGATGACGGTCTTCTCTTGGACATCACCATGTCACTGGGGACAGATACCTATAAAGTTCACTCCTTGGTTTTGGCAGCTGTGAGCCCTTCAGTGTGTAGGTGGTTTGAATCTGGAGGATTAGATCACACATTTTCAGAGACAGGGGAACCCGCTGCCATGTTCTTGGATGATAAGATGACCCAACTGGGAATTAAAGCTGTAGTGGACTTTGCGTACACTGGGGATGTTCATGTAGATGTTAACAATTCCATAGTGGAGGTTCTGGAGGCTTGTAGCTGGCTAGAGGTGGACCGGTTATCCCAAGTTTGCAGCTGGATCTTAGATCCCCCTCAAGAAGAAAAAACCTACCAGCTCTCATCCTCCAGGGAAAGGCAGGAAACATTCCAAGCCATCCAAAATCTTTGGGAGAAAGGAATAGGCTGTGATGTCAGGGTACAGTCAGATGGACACAGCTTTAAAG CCCATCGTGTGGCCCTAGCTGCTGGAGGAGATTTCTTCCGAGCCATGTTCTCCAGCGGTATGAAGGAGTCTCTGGAGACCACTGTCCACCTCCCCTGTCTTTCCtcccctgtcctctcctctctccttcaaTTCATCTACTCAGGGGCTGTCTTGCTGAGCTGGGGCAATGTCTTTGAGATCACCGAAGCGGCTCTGCTGTACCAAGTCGGGGGCCTCCTGCAGCTGTGCTTGGACTTCCTCCAGATAGAAATCAATGAAGACAACTGCTTAGACTGCATGGCTTTTGCTGAAGCCTACGATCTGGTGGAGCTCAAGGAATTTGTGGAGCAGTATATTCTGAGCAACTTTGAGAAAGTGGCATCAGTTCCTAAGTTTCAGGATCTTAATGGAGTTCAGCTTGTCTACTTTCTGGGCAAAGACTCTCTTTGTGTGACCAGTGAG GTGGAAGTATTCAAGATTGTCCTGCTTTGGATTGAGGAAGACAGAACCCGTCGCTTGGAATGGGTGGAGGACTTGATGAAAAGGGTccggtttctgttgatgtctcccAAAGAACTAAAGGAGGTCCAAAGAGCAGAGATCATGAGGACAAACCAGGGGTGCAAAGAGCTCTTGAATGGGGCAATTGCGAGCCTTAGGCCTAAACCAGGAACCAAACCAGTTACCTGTAAGCCACGAACCCCAAACCAAGTGCTGGTCCTGATTGGTGGGGATCATCTCAATAATGATTTCAGCAGGAGGCTGCCAAGTAATCGTCTCTGGTTCGCTCACAGATTCTTCAATGGCGTGGGCCTCGTTAAACACATAGATTGGAGGCCGTTGAGCACCATCCCGGATATCCCCAGGTTCCGACACGCTGTGGCAGTGCTCAACAACCAGCTCTATATATTTGGTGGCAGCTTCTACTACGGGGAGCGTGATATCTTAAAGTCTGTTGTAAG GTATCATCCTTCTCATGACTCCTGGGAGCATCTTCCTGACATGAATGAGAGTCGGAACTATTTTGCAGTGGCGTGCGTGGATGGGGCGATGTACGCCATGGGGGGAAACGTGGACAACACACACATTCTGGACTCTGTGGAGTGCTACACGCCAGGGGACAACACCTGGAG GTTTGTACACCCTTTGCACATGGCTCTATATTCCCATGCCACAGCTGTGTGGGATGGAGAAATCTACATCTCTGGGGGCTATGACAGCAACAACATCAGCTTGAAGTCGGTCTCCCGTTATCACGCCGTGCAAGGCTGCACCCCGCTGGCTCCTATGTGCAATGACAGAGGTGGTCATGTAATGGAGGCTATAGGCAGATATCTGTATGTTGCCGGGGGCTTGAAGCAGCTATGTGTGGGCTTCTCAGATCAGTACCTGTGCGAGAGTTATGACCCCCTGAAGGACGTCTGGACCCCAATCACCAACCTCCCTGAAGCACACGTCACCCCTGCTTCCACTGTGTTGGATGGTCAGATTTATATTCTCGGAGGCTTCTGTCACAAGACATATCAGGATTGCCAGTCTATTCACCGGTATGAGCCCCAGACAGACCGCTGGACAAACATGGGCTACATGCCCAAGGCTTATGCCGACATGGCTGCTTGCTTGCTGCTCGTCCCAGCCCACTTGAGACAGGAGCATGGTGGAAAAATATCTACCTAG
- the LOC121305304 gene encoding purine nucleoside phosphorylase-like isoform X2, which yields MFPEQKLGYTYEEYKFTADWLLANTEHRPLIAIICGSGLGGLAEILKDQKVFSYSDIPNFPQSTVHGHAGRLVFGTLKGKSCVCMQGRFHLYEGYPIWKITFPIRIFRLLGVETVIVTNAAGGLNEDYKVGDIMLIKDHLNMPGFAGNNPLVGPNDERFGVRFPCMSDAYDPDLRKLAKTVSAELGYSDFLKEGVYCVLGGPSFETIAECYMLKRLGADAVGMSTVHEVIVARHCGMRVFGLSLITNKAVMDYDSESKANHEEVLQTGLERASQLERMISRLVEDIGHNNSNIC from the exons GTACACCTATGAGGAGTACAAATTCACTGCTGACTGGCTGCTAGCGAATACGGAGCACCGCCCCCTGATTGCTATTATCTGTGGGTCTGGGCTCGGTGGGTTGGCTGAGATTTTGAAGGATCAGAAGGTGTTCAGCTACTCTGACATTCCCAACTTTCCACAGAGCACAG TGCATGGCCATGCAGGGCGACTTGTTTTTGGAACCCTAAAAGGGAAATCGTGTGTCTGCATGCAGGGCAGATTCCATCTGTATGAGGGCTATCCCATCTGGAAG ataACGTTTCCAATCCGTATTTTCCGGTTGCTCGGTGTGGAGACGGTCATTGTGACGAACGCAGCGGGCGGCCTGAACGAGGACTACAAGGTGGGAGACATCATGCTGATCAAGGACCATCTCAACATGCCGGGCTTCGCTGGGAACAACCCTCTGGTGGGACCCAATGACGAGAG GTTCGGAGTGCGCTTTCCCTGCATGTCTGACGCCTACGACCCTGACCTCAGAAAGCTGGCCAAGACTGTATCCGCAGAGCTGGGATACTCTGACTTCCTGAAGGAGGGTGTGTACTGTGTGTTAGGAGGGCCATCCTTCGAAACCATCGCAGAGTGCTATATGCTCAAACGGCTTGGGGCCGATGCAGTTG GTATGAGCACGGTTCATGAGGTGATCGTCGCTCGCCACTGCGGCATGCGTGTCTTTGGGCTCTCTCTCATCACTAACAAGGCCGTCATGGACTACGACAGCGAGAGCAAGGCTAACCACGAGGAGGTGCTCCAGACAGGCTTAGAGAGAGCGAGCCAGCTGGAGAGAATGATCTCCAGACTCGTGGAAGACATTGGGCACAACAACAGCAACATCTGCTGA
- the LOC121305304 gene encoding purine nucleoside phosphorylase-like isoform X3 codes for MFPEQKLGRYTYEEYKFTADWLLANTEHRPLIAIICGSGLGGLAEILKDQKVFSYSDIPNFPQSTVHGHAGRLVFGTLKGKSCVCMQGRFHLYEGYPIWKITFPIRIFRLLGVETVIVTNAAGGLNEDYKVGDIMLIKDHLNMPGFAGNNPLVGPNDERFGVRFPCMSDAYDPDLRKLAKTVSAELGYSDFLKEGMSTVHEVIVARHCGMRVFGLSLITNKAVMDYDSESKANHEEVLQTGLERASQLERMISRLVEDIGHNNSNIC; via the exons CAGGTACACCTATGAGGAGTACAAATTCACTGCTGACTGGCTGCTAGCGAATACGGAGCACCGCCCCCTGATTGCTATTATCTGTGGGTCTGGGCTCGGTGGGTTGGCTGAGATTTTGAAGGATCAGAAGGTGTTCAGCTACTCTGACATTCCCAACTTTCCACAGAGCACAG TGCATGGCCATGCAGGGCGACTTGTTTTTGGAACCCTAAAAGGGAAATCGTGTGTCTGCATGCAGGGCAGATTCCATCTGTATGAGGGCTATCCCATCTGGAAG ataACGTTTCCAATCCGTATTTTCCGGTTGCTCGGTGTGGAGACGGTCATTGTGACGAACGCAGCGGGCGGCCTGAACGAGGACTACAAGGTGGGAGACATCATGCTGATCAAGGACCATCTCAACATGCCGGGCTTCGCTGGGAACAACCCTCTGGTGGGACCCAATGACGAGAG GTTCGGAGTGCGCTTTCCCTGCATGTCTGACGCCTACGACCCTGACCTCAGAAAGCTGGCCAAGACTGTATCCGCAGAGCTGGGATACTCTGACTTCCTGAAGGAGG GTATGAGCACGGTTCATGAGGTGATCGTCGCTCGCCACTGCGGCATGCGTGTCTTTGGGCTCTCTCTCATCACTAACAAGGCCGTCATGGACTACGACAGCGAGAGCAAGGCTAACCACGAGGAGGTGCTCCAGACAGGCTTAGAGAGAGCGAGCCAGCTGGAGAGAATGATCTCCAGACTCGTGGAAGACATTGGGCACAACAACAGCAACATCTGCTGA
- the LOC121305304 gene encoding purine nucleoside phosphorylase-like isoform X1, with the protein MFPEQKLGRYTYEEYKFTADWLLANTEHRPLIAIICGSGLGGLAEILKDQKVFSYSDIPNFPQSTVHGHAGRLVFGTLKGKSCVCMQGRFHLYEGYPIWKITFPIRIFRLLGVETVIVTNAAGGLNEDYKVGDIMLIKDHLNMPGFAGNNPLVGPNDERFGVRFPCMSDAYDPDLRKLAKTVSAELGYSDFLKEGVYCVLGGPSFETIAECYMLKRLGADAVGMSTVHEVIVARHCGMRVFGLSLITNKAVMDYDSESKANHEEVLQTGLERASQLERMISRLVEDIGHNNSNIC; encoded by the exons CAGGTACACCTATGAGGAGTACAAATTCACTGCTGACTGGCTGCTAGCGAATACGGAGCACCGCCCCCTGATTGCTATTATCTGTGGGTCTGGGCTCGGTGGGTTGGCTGAGATTTTGAAGGATCAGAAGGTGTTCAGCTACTCTGACATTCCCAACTTTCCACAGAGCACAG TGCATGGCCATGCAGGGCGACTTGTTTTTGGAACCCTAAAAGGGAAATCGTGTGTCTGCATGCAGGGCAGATTCCATCTGTATGAGGGCTATCCCATCTGGAAG ataACGTTTCCAATCCGTATTTTCCGGTTGCTCGGTGTGGAGACGGTCATTGTGACGAACGCAGCGGGCGGCCTGAACGAGGACTACAAGGTGGGAGACATCATGCTGATCAAGGACCATCTCAACATGCCGGGCTTCGCTGGGAACAACCCTCTGGTGGGACCCAATGACGAGAG GTTCGGAGTGCGCTTTCCCTGCATGTCTGACGCCTACGACCCTGACCTCAGAAAGCTGGCCAAGACTGTATCCGCAGAGCTGGGATACTCTGACTTCCTGAAGGAGGGTGTGTACTGTGTGTTAGGAGGGCCATCCTTCGAAACCATCGCAGAGTGCTATATGCTCAAACGGCTTGGGGCCGATGCAGTTG GTATGAGCACGGTTCATGAGGTGATCGTCGCTCGCCACTGCGGCATGCGTGTCTTTGGGCTCTCTCTCATCACTAACAAGGCCGTCATGGACTACGACAGCGAGAGCAAGGCTAACCACGAGGAGGTGCTCCAGACAGGCTTAGAGAGAGCGAGCCAGCTGGAGAGAATGATCTCCAGACTCGTGGAAGACATTGGGCACAACAACAGCAACATCTGCTGA